Within Sorghum bicolor cultivar BTx623 chromosome 2, Sorghum_bicolor_NCBIv3, whole genome shotgun sequence, the genomic segment CATGTGAAGCTACGTGCATGGCATGCCCGGTCAACGCTTGACCGTACCTCGCGGTGGATGTAGGTATGACCAACTTTTCAACAGGAAAACGAGTTAAACTCTTCCCTACATATACTACTCCTACTACTCGTGCAACGCCGGTCCACCCAACAAGCCTCTTTCTTCTCTACGAGCAGCAGAGCAGGCTACGGCCTGATcgcgaaaaaaaaaaggaaagcagagcagagcaggggCCGCCCGAGGCAGAATAATCCTATCTCCTACCGAGCCGGAGCCCGGAGGCTCCTCCCAGTCCCGAGGATGACGACGGCGTGGTGGTGGTTCGTCGCCATGAACGCGGTCGTCGTGGCTATCGCCgtgctgtccacctcctgcgcaCGGCCACGACGCCACCGCTCCTCCGGGGTCACGCGGAGAGCCTCCTCGGCGTCGGCCGTGCTGCAGAGCCTCCTCTCAttctccctcttctccttcCCGTCGGCATGCCTGTCGTCGTACCTCCAGCCCGACATCGCCGCCGCAACCACTGACCAAGAAACAGAAGCAGAGGAGCTGGTGGCGtggtcaccaccaccacccatcAAGCCGTCACCGTCACCGCGCGCGCTCCAGCtcacaccgccgccgccgcccgcgccgGCTGCAGAtgacgaggaggaagaggaggaggacccGAACGCGATGAGCATGGACGAGGCGTACGCGCTGGTCCTGGCGTCGCAGCAGCGGCCGGAGCGGGAGAGGGAGGAAGAGGCCAGGAGGTCGGAGGTGGACGCCAAGGCGGAGGAGTTCATCCGCAGGTTCAAGGACCAACTGCGGCAGCAGCGGCTCGACTCCATCTCCAACTACACGCACATGCTCAAACAGCGTGcgcccgccggcggcggccagaTGTTCTCCGGGCAGATCGCTGCTGATTAGCTCTGCCTCTGACTCGTGTGTTCAATTCGTTTAGGTGTTTGTCAGCTTATTGAGGGGAGCCAATAATTATGTTTCGATTTTGGTGTTTTTGTACATAATAATGCTTAGCATATGCATAGAGTAGAGTCTGCAGGTGTATAGTAGTACGTACGTAGTAGCTATAACAGATCATTTGTTagtcttctttttctttgtagATATACGTTTTTGCTTCGCGCATACTTGAATTTCATTTGTTCAATATTTAACTTTGTTATGTGAACAAGATACACCGAAACGGGGGATACGAGGCCACGGGGTGACTTCGTGCCTCATAATTCCTCTACATTCCTCTCCTACTCGCCAAATGTTGTACGTGTCAACTCGTAATAGTGGGCTGTGTGGGTATCGTGTGTCATGTACAGGCGCTTAGCAGCTGGGGTACGGGAACATGGGCACGTTTCCCGTTCCGAGAACTTCGTCCGGAAACGTGGAACGGGAACATCATGGAACATCGTTCCCAAATGCGGTGGAACACGAATCATATATAGGAGCAATCATAGGAACGTCAGTTCCAAGCGACTATGGAACTTCGTGGTGTGTGTGCATACTGCGCCGTGCCCGTCCGTGAGCGGTCGGCAAAAAATCTAGATGGTGATTGACTCATTGGCCTAGACCTGCAATGAGCCTTAAGGTTGGAGTTGGACAACCCtaaatgaaacaaaaatacAATAGTAAACTATATCACTCTAGGAATCGAACTCATTTGGTTCAAAACAACACGTAAAACTACCTGAGCCAACCACTACGTCCCAAACACGTTCCTTTAGAAAGTGGAACGCGTTCCGCAACTTAAAGAAACGAGACGAAGCTATATACCCCTACGTTTCATAGTTTATGAGAATGTCGTACCGAGTACCACGTACCCTATGTTCCGGGAACTTGGCTGCTAAGTACAGGCCTAGTCCAAACAAATCAATTACTAGTTTGTATTAAAAAATATCCTATCAGTTGTGCGACATGTGCTCTACCCCTTCCGTCCCATAATAATAGAAGTTGTTATGCGTGTAACATGTATATCTAAATttgttataaaaatatattcaattgtctatctaatgatattaattatgtattataaatataaatattttttagaaGCGAGAATAATTTCTATTTTGCGACCGAGCCAGTACTTCTAAATCCATGACTCTATTCCCACAGTTGCAAACATGTCGTTTAGGGTAGTCATTTTACCACCCAACGGAGGAGTGAGGCCGTCTGAGGGAGTGTTGGGACTGTTCCGTTTCTATTTTTTCCAACTCTGCTTCTGCCAAACACGTTCAGCTCTAAAAAAACTCCGCTTTCAAAAAAAGTGGAGCTAAAAGCCAACTTTACGTTTTTTTATGAAGTACCTCAATGGATACTCTAGTTTTTGGAGTTTTTGGAGTACCTCAAGTGGAGCTGGAAAAACGGAAGCAGTATAGTGCCAAACACCCCCTCAGCCTCCTTCTCAAACTCTTGCAAAGTGTTGAGACAAGATTTTTTTCTCCAATGAATTTAGTCAAaactatattaaaaaataaaaaaggtggTTGTCTTTTAGATGATTGTCTTGTCACATGCGTAACAGAGACATTTTCGAAAAAGTAGGTTtctcaaatttattttatatcttgaaacttaaatttaagttttcattatatatatatatatatatatatatatatattatatatatatatatatatatatatacacacacacacatatacacacacacacaaaaattcctttctatatatgtatgtgtactTACTCTCATCTTCGATAAACCATATTATGTATatgttcatacttgtttatcaatttgatatgtttatatactcatattaagatactctagatcttaccacgcaaaaaattttcaaaagaatttatatttttaatatattactaaaataccagctattatattatatataataagtataaccacatactctatgtataCATGCATACTTAATATATATATCACCCTAGATGATGATCTAGTCGTCTATATCTAAACAGCCCAACAACAAGAGCAGAATAGCTGAGCAGAGTGCCTGACTCGGCAAGTCTTGGTGACTGACGGACTCCTCCAAGGCTTCCACCAATGAAGACATGAAAAATATCTCTACCTTGGTGGACCTATGTCAAGGCTTTGTTCAGATAGGACGACATATAATATTTAACTTAGTTGATAGATTAATccgtttgcttgttactcttctAGTTTCAACAACTACTGCAGAACGTATTTTCTCTATCATGAAGATTGTCAAGACAAGGCTGTGCAACAAGATAGAAGATCAATACCTTGCCAACAGCTTGCTTGTTCAAGTCGATGGTGAAATTGTAGAACACTACACCTATGATGATATAATCTCAGATTTCAAAGATCTGAGGAACAGAAGAGCGGACTTTTAGGATTTGATAGCCCTATGTCGTTCAACACATATTTTggcttgtttaattgtttgtgGTCACTTGTACTTTGTGAAATGTGacctagctatatatatatatatatatatatatatatatatatatatatatatatatatatgataaatTTTTCCTAATCCCTGGGAGTAGCTACTCCCATCTCCTCACCCAGTCTACTCCACGCATGGATATCATCTTAACGGGCCACCATAGAGCTAACGGGTTTAGAAACTATCCAGCGCAACAAAGGATGCGGACCGTGCATGTATATACATGAATTAAATACTTGAATATTGATTATTGAGCGTATGGCCGGATAATTAACGGGGAATGCGGATTAAAATTTAGGCTGGGCTTGCAGTTTTTTCGGATCTGCATGTCTCACCTAGCATTATTTATTTAGTCAGAGATTTTATTTTTAATGCTATTTGCAGCTGGTTGCCCGTCGAGATAGCCGCCGCTGACCACCAACATAAACGCAAGAATGGAGCTTCTGCCACTGCTCTTTGTTTCCGCCGGCAGTGTGACATGTGCTGGTATGTATCCTCCTCCACAATACATACTTCCTTTTTTGTTCTTGATCTTCTGACCAATCTGGACGCTATAGATTCCGAATTGAACTCGCGTGACTTTTTTCGTGCAACAAGCGTGGCATTTGGCTGGCGGCGATGCGATCGACCGTCATCTAGTTCACCATGGCATGTCACTGTTGGGTTTCTTAAAATACACTTTTCATACCGCCAACATGCATACAAACTCTATAAAATATCACTAAACATTAGAAATAGGGCTTTTTATGCTGACCAAATTCTACAGTTTTGGTGAACACATGTGTATGCAGGACACTAGGGTTTGAGCCGCCAAAATCAAAGAATTGAAGACACATTTAATTCAAATACAGAAGTGCATCGAAATGCAATTGGATTCAAACTCAGAAGGCCGAGGAGCATCGTCTGGGCTTTGGGGCTGGGCCAACGGAGCcagccagggggcggccgccccctagggtcggcctaccccggcctggcccagctccccaccgccttttgcagaggcggtgcatgcgaagccctagcgcggttcccgggtgcattttgcagtttaccccctcccaaaccgaccttccacacctatataaggagggggagagggcctctcattcatcatcattcaatccattcaagcttcaagtccacaagaataaagggagatacaagagtagtagtagagaggcggagcttccactcatatccttagcctctagttaggaatagaataggagagtgagttagagtgtagagtaagagaagtagcaagcacccggtccgttcccctagttgcactgggcggaagggccgaagtgctgcccgcttcctgagctgtacctctacaacctggaataccatatttgggtaagaaaaggttgtattcttcttttgttctaagaagttattgagtaatcgttatcgtgttcttataatcttgtgggttcgttgtctatctctcggtagatactctggtagagggactcttgctggctggcgggaggacctgcgcaacgctagagtagtagctaataacgtagacgtggtgtctaggttagaggttaccctcgtttgcctcgtatcccacggttgaggggtcggcagcaggtggtgacagccctgtttgtccttagtttcccccacgtccggatacggcgtagagctacacgccggtattacctggcagaccaggtacgctccggtgcccgaagtaagattagaaaagcacgttgccttgcacaaaacttctaccattaggagaacctcactacctaagtaatccctctcactttactctagggtacacttagtttaagtctcaaaacacctctgttccctgtgaaatctcgataccctgaataccaccgggtgaagtgctacaacggtacttccgtgcgcttgcagataattggctgcatcgctaagaaataccaacaagcatttctggcgccgttgccggggaacggttgtCGTTTTTGAGTCGAACCTAGTTGCCCGTGTATCATCTCCCATTTTTAtctaaaaaatatatacataaaaaaattataaaaaatactatGGAGCCAAACACACTTTACCAACTCTCTGCTCCTAAGGGCGAGCTCGTAGAACCACCACAATCGTCAAAGCCAATCACAGCTTCAAGTTATGAGCTCCGTCCTGGCTTTATAGCCATGGTTCGGGAACAAACCTTCTCAGACCTAGATTATGAAAATCCATATCATCATTTAAGGGAGTTTGAGCAACTCTGTGCATGCCTGACAATTTCGGGTATGTCGCAAGAAACCCTTAGGTGGAAATTGTTTCCCTTTTCTCTTGAAGAGAAGGCGAAACAATGGTACGCCCATAACGTAGGAAAGGTGAAAGGAGATTGGGAAGAATTGAGGAACAGATTCTGTCTCACGTTCTTCCCTATATCTCGTGTCGCTGCCCTACGACAAGAGATTCTCAGCttccaacaacaagagaaggaaaccATAGGTGCAGCCTGGGATAGATTTTTAATTCTTACCCATTCTGGCCCAAACTTGTCAATCCCTAGCCACGTGTTGTTACAACATTTCTGGCTAGGGCTACACAAGGAGTCTGCCCTACAATTAGACATAGCTGTCGGAGGGTCGTTTAACCACAAGACCACAGCAGAAGGAGAAATCTTACTAGATCTCATTCTAGAGAACACTCCTCCGCTAGAACCCCTCCGCTTAGAGCCCGAACCTGAAATAGAGGAAGTCTCAATAGCCTCCACTGACAATACACCTATAGAGACATCTCCTACCATATCGGGACCCCCGAAGGAAGATTTTCAACCTTCAGATCTCCCGTTCTTCGAGGATGATCTTTTTAAAGATTTCGGAAACACCTCGAAGTACTCATGTCAAAGAAAGCCGCAAGTTGCCACTGCTAATGATCAGCTAGATGaggattttataaaatattcaaTTAATGAACTCTCAGCTATCTTGAGTCAGGAATGGACTAAAGAAACGGAGTTATCTTCTGATCCACTTCAGATTAATACTCCATATTCGTCCATTCAGTGTAAAATTCGGCGTAGCTGGCAAGAAGCATTGTATAATCCACTTGTCGGGGCTAATTTAATGTCGAAATATTTTATGCTCACCCATCTAGGGTCTGAACCACTGGCCCCGACAGAGAAAACTCTCAGGGTAGCCCCGCGTACGGGATTGAAAAGTTGTGGGATTCTCCACCAAACCCATGTACGACTTGATAACATCAGAACGAGTCTTGACTTTTATGTCTTTGACATTAAAAGTTTTGACATCCTTATAGGCCACCCTATAGAGCTTTTAACCCATGAACTGCCAGCTACAGGGGCAATGAACGTAAAATTGGGAAGAGACACTTTTTCTATTCCAATCACTCGAGCTAAAAACTCAGTGACCGACTCTCGACCCGACCTACCTTTGCCCAAGGAGGTGATGGCCGTTTCACCTTTTGAAACACCCGAATTGTCCTTAGATAAAGATGCCGAAAGCTTCAttcgagaagaggacgagctaggAGAAACCATAGAACTCCCCAAGGATGAAACGCCACCAAAACCTCCAGTTGAGCTTAAACCCTTGCCCGCTGGGCTGCGTTATGTCTTTCTAAACGGCAACAAAGAAACTCCCGTAATTATTAGTGATAAGCTATCTGATGAGGAGTCGAACAAACTCATTGTCGTCTTAGAAACATAGCACAGCCTTTGGGTATTCCCTGCAAGACCTCAAGGGAATAAGCCCAACACTCTGCACACATCGCATACCTACGGACTCCGAGCTTACTGGGCGATCAAGAACTCGAATATGGACTTCAAGCTAGCTGGCAGGAACTGACAGAAACAGATAGCTGAACTTGAAGAATGGCGAGAAAAAGCTTACCACAGTGCCAAGATATACAAGAAAAGAACAAAGAAATGGCACGATCACCGAATCAAACCCAAGGAGTTTAGAAAAGGCGACCGCGTTCTACTCTTCAACTCCAAGGTACGACTTTTCGGTGCAGGAAAACTTCGGAGTAAGTGGAAAGGACCATACACCGTCATCGAGACCTCCGAGCTTGGCGCGATCACCATAGCAGATGACAAAGGTAATATcactaaggtaaatggtcaatgctTAAAAGTTTTCCTGGAACCCAATTTTGAAAAGGAAATTGAAACAGTACATTTGATTAATTGGGTTTAAgttgtaaaaaaatatatatataataataataataatataaataaaatatttcagTTAATTCTGCTTAGTTTTGAAttaccaaaaataaaaatatgatttctAAAAAAAGATCTTTAGTTTTTAGCTTGTACCTTTCAATAAAACCCTTGTTTCTCTAAAAAATGTCTAGGAAGCGTAGCAAAACGTAGGCAGATTCAAAATTTGAAAAGTGGGACGAGCGCGCACGCCAAAATTCAGGGCCAACGGACGTGCCCTATGGGTCGGCCGCCCCTGGCCTGACACGTCTGCGGCCCGATCTTTTCCAGCGTCTATCTCTTCGTCATCCCTATCCTTATCTACATGCAAATTCAAATTTGCCGCTCGTGATCTCGCCAGGGAGGGACTTCTTCCTATTTAAACACCCCCTAACCCCTCTCTAAGCCATAGCCATTAGTGCTTCTAAGTTTACATCTTCACAAACCACCTCTATCAAGAGTAGCGCTTAGGGACTGGGCAGCCACGCGCTAGCGCTGTTCGTGGAGTCGGGAGGATCCTTCGACGCCGAAGGAGAATTCTCTGAGGCAAATATGAGGGAGGCGTTCGGTGTGGAAAAAGAAGAGATGCTGACGTACCCTCTTGCCATCATGCCCCCGTCAAGCATCACGAGCGAAGGAACGAGCCTGTGTTCCACGGCTCGCACGAAGGTGGCGGCGCACAAGACGGCGGCACCGAGGAAGACGGCGCGCGACGATGCGCCGCCGAAGACGGCGAACAAGAAGACGCCTGTAGATCGATATGTTTAACGCCTTCGGGCAATTTAGACTCTAGGTTCTTGTCTTCGGGATCCACTGCGCGCTCCAACCCGTCCTACACCGTGGTGGGAATTAGAAAACCCGGTGGAGGATGTGGGAAGGGCCTCATGCGTAAGTTGCCGCTCGCGCCACCCGCACCTATGCCCGCGCCTAAGACAGCCGCGACCACCTCGTCCACCCCCTTGCGTATCAAACGCGCAAACCCCGCCACAGGGGGCCATCAAACCGGCTGCCAAGTGACTCTAATCTGCCTTCTGCTGCCCCTCGCGTCCAAAAACGCAAGCGCAAAAATCTCATCCTTAGGGGGCAGCCACACGGATTTCTTAGCGATTCAGATAATGAGTCGAAGCGGGAAAGCGCGCGCACTATCGCCGCGCTTAGGACTTCTGTGCGGTCACTACGTGGTGCAGTGGAAGAGCTTAAAGGCGAACTAGCTAACACCCGTCTGAAATATatagagcttaaggacgacTTAGCTGCTGTACAATTCGGTCTAACCAACCGGCTTGTCAAGGTGGCTCGGGCTGCGGGTGTAGAGCATGTTCTAGACACAAACCGCATCTAGTTTAATTTTGCTTAGCCGAGTaatttatttttccttttattcgGATTTCCTTCATTTACTTTGTAATCAATGTCTCGGCTTATATTGAATAATAAAGAAGTCCTTTGTTCGAATTATTTTGTCTCCACTTGTTTTTGTATTATTTTTGTCTActtgagaaaaatcaaagaacaggtacaaaaacaagtgtgggggaggaaTCGCCATCAAGGTAATCTTACATAGAAAAAATTTCAGAATTATTTTTATTCCTCCTATGACAATTTAAATctgatttatatgataaaaatattgctaataaaataacaagataaaataaataaaataaatgaataCTCCATTTCCTTTCTGCCTTCGAAATTAAACATGCATACTCTTTATTCCTCGCCAAAAGCCTACCATTTATGAGCAACTTTTTATAAGGACCCCATTGCTTCTAAGTAATTGAGATTTGCGATATAGTAGGATGATTTGAAACTTGCTCACTTATGCAATGAACTTGGGGATTTATttgataaaattaaaattgcaaAAAGTCTGCTCTTCAATGATAGATAATTACCTACCAAGGCCAAATATATTACTCTtgataaaaattctacaaatagcTACTTATTTGTTTTGAGTtgtgtcaagtcttgttgacccttgttaagagatttatcatgctctcaagatcaagatcacgtacacttcAGATACATATATATGCCGCTTCTACACTGGGAGTGCGCAAAAACGTGCCTTACATGTCCACCATACAAACACTCCATGTTTTAAAGAATGATCTCTCTAGTGCAtcttagataaagacatgggctatgcaaatatatatatatatatatatatatatatatatatatatataaagagaagaaaaaaatgggcaagtgcccgccgtagaattaggggtataaaaatacccacctgaaaaaaaatataggacacatgaaggtcctaagtatataaaaaaaagatgagcacatgaaggctcacaagaaaataaaagagttaTGATAGCCATGTCTAGAAATACTTGATGAGATCATATCAACCAACGGAGTTGTTTATACCATataccacacacttgcacatcttgatctaagggtatgacacttctcttcttggATCCGAGATTTGACTCGACAATAcatacaaggtaagtatgcatTCTCCTTGGTCCATACCCAAAACTCCAAATACAGCTTATAGAGGTAGGACAAATCAAGAGGTACTTTTACCTTGGTAAGGAACTAGAAACATTCTCGAGTGATTTGAGagtatcatctgaagagcaaGACTATTTTTAAAGGTAAAAACCCAAGTTTTGAGCAAAGTTGAGTAAGAAGATTTGAATCCTAACTGTTCCATTTTTCAATTACTCAAGATGTTTTGGTAGACACTATGAATGCTCATAAGTTCAGGTGAGGCTTGGAACAGTTTGTATGCAGGTTCATTATCAGGAGAAGTGGAACCATCTCAGCCCAAAAACATAAgctttactcgaggacgagcaaagggctaagtgtgggggagtttgttggcgtttcttaaaatacacttttcatatcgccaacatgcatacaaactctataaaatatcaccaaacattagaaatagggCTTTTTATGCTGACCAAATTCTACAGTTTTGGTGAACACATGTGTATGCAGGACACTAGGGTTTGAGCCGCCAAAATCAAAGAATTGAAGACACATTTAATTCAAATACAGAAGTGCATCGAAATGCAATTGGATTCAAACTCAGAAGGCCGAGGAGCATCGTCTGGGCTTTGGGCCTGGGCCAACGGAGCcagccagggggcggccgccccctagggtcggcctaccccggcctggcccagctccccaccgccttttgcagaggcggtgcatgcgaagccctagcgcggttcccgggtgcattttgcagtttaccccctcccaaaccgaccttccacacctatataaggagggggagagggcctctcattcatcatcattcaatccattcaagcttcaagtccacaagaataaagggagatacaagagtagtagtagagaggcggagcttccactcatatccttagcctctagttaggaatagaataggagagtgagttagagtgtagagtaagagaagtagcaagcacccggtccgttcccctagttgcactgggcggaagggccgaagtgctgcccgcttcctgagctgtacctctacaacctggaataccatatttgggtaagaaaaggttgtattcttcttttgttctaagaagttattgagtaatcgttat encodes:
- the LOC8055587 gene encoding hepatoma-derived growth factor-related protein 2, translating into MTTAWWWFVAMNAVVVAIAVLSTSCARPRRHRSSGVTRRASSASAVLQSLLSFSLFSFPSACLSSYLQPDIAAATTDQETEAEELVAWSPPPPIKPSPSPRALQLTPPPPPAPAADDEEEEEEDPNAMSMDEAYALVLASQQRPEREREEEARRSEVDAKAEEFIRRFKDQLRQQRLDSISNYTHMLKQRAPAGGGQMFSGQIAAD